GGTCATTCCAACAGTTTGTTTCAGGATATGCCACTCGTTCTCTCCTGGAACTCGCCAGCCTTCAGGAGCTATGATATTAAGATTATCATTCCCATCTTGAGGTGTTGGGTTCCCAAAAGTCAGCCAATTATAAAAAAGTCCATCCGAACTTCCATTGGTAGAATCAAAATCATAAAAGCAATAGCCTCCTTCAACGACATGATCATCCGTAGCCGCATTATAAACAGCAAGGGCCCGCCATTCATACGCATCATTTGCTCTTGTAATTGGATCTCCGTTTCTATAATGAGTGGTGCGCAGGTTTTCAGCCATCCACCATTGATCTCCAATCTTAATGGTTTGGTAAACATTGCCATCAATATCAGTTACTGTGCCTGATGTCAGCTCCATTACATTGATAGTTGCTGTTGTACTTGAGATATCTCCACTACTTGCGGTAATTTGTGCAGTACCAAGGGAAATTCCTGTGACGGTTCCGTCCCCTGAAATAGATGCAACAGAGGGATTATTCGACACCCAGGTGAACGAAATATCAGATATCTCATTCCCTTCTGAATCTTTTGCAATTGCTGTAAACTGGTCTGTAGAATCTAAATAAATGGATAAAGACTCTTGCAGTATTTCTATTGTGGCTACTGGTTGAGTAACGGTAATAGTTACATGATCACTTACGATGTCTCCTGATTCTGCTGTGATGTAAGTGTTTCCGTTAGCAATAGCGGTTAGAAGTCCATTGTCATCAATTTCTGCAGTAGCCGGATTATTCGATGTCCAAGTAAACACAATATCCTCAAGTGTGTTATTATCCACATCTTTTCCCGTGGCAGTGAATACCTGTGTATCACCTGGGGTCAAACTTGTACTATTTGGCGTGACTACAATCGTGAGCAGTTCTGGATCTGTTTCTATGGAATCTGATTCATCAACTTCTTCACATGAAAAAACGCTTAGCATAACGAGTGCTAAGATTGTTACAAATAAGATAAACAGTCTCTTTTGGTTCATTCTCTTTCTTTCCCCTTTCAACTTTAGTTAGGTGATAGCTAATTAAC
The genomic region above belongs to Candidatus Neomarinimicrobiota bacterium and contains:
- a CDS encoding FISUMP domain-containing protein; its protein translation is MNQKRLFILFVTILALVMLSVFSCEEVDESDSIETDPELLTIVVTPNSTSLTPGDTQVFTATGKDVDNNTLEDIVFTWTSNNPATAEIDDNGLLTAIANGNTYITAESGDIVSDHVTITVTQPVATIEILQESLSIYLDSTDQFTAIAKDSEGNEISDISFTWVSNNPSVASISGDGTVTGISLGTAQITASSGDISSTTATINVMELTSGTVTDIDGNVYQTIKIGDQWWMAENLRTTHYRNGDPITRANDAYEWRALAVYNAATDDHVVEGGYCFYDFDSTNGSSDGLFYNWLTFGNPTPQDGNDNLNIIAPEGWRVPGENEWHILKQTVGMTSEESFTPGYNVGTNEGSKLAGNAELWEDGALKDDPEFGDSMLNLIPSGYLSSYTYDFSSKGEVGMYWTNYINNSFTDPLIDWQPYSHFVLSSQTYIVMNSSRNTNVTAGLAIRCVKEEDF